The Amycolatopsis methanolica 239 nucleotide sequence AGGGCCGTCGGCCGGGCGAGCCGGAAGTTCATCATCGGCACCAGGCTCTGCCCGCCGGCGATCAGCTTCGGCTCCTCCCCGGCCGCGGCGAGCTCGCGAAGCAGGCCGATGGCGTCGGGGACGTCGTGGGCCCGGTGGTAGGCGAACACGGCGGGCTTCACAGTCTCAACCTCTCCTCGCTCACGGCACCTGCGTGGTTGTCGCGGGCGCCATGGGTTTCACCGGCTCCGCGATCCGGTCGAGCTCGCGACCACGGGTTTCCGGCGCCCCCAGCATCATGAACACGACCGCGGCCACCACGAGCCCGCCCAGCACGGCGAACGTCAGCGGCAGGCCGAGCACCGGCCACAGGAGGCTGCCGAACACCAGCGGCGCGAAGCCGGTGACGGCCCGGCTCGACGACGACGCCCAGCCGAACCCGGAGGCACGCAGCTCGGTCGGGTACAGCTCGGACACGTAGGCGTACATCACCGGGATGACCACCAGCGCCAGCATGCCGAACGCGCCGATCGCGATCACCGCGCCGGTGGGTGAGCCCAGCAGCAGCGAGAACACCACGAGCGAGAGCGCGGCGAGTGGCCCGGCGACGGCGACGATCCGTTTGCGGCCGACCTTCTCCACGAGCAGCACGGCCACCGCGACGCCGACGATGCCCAGCGCGTTCATCAGCGCGGTGGAGGCGAAGGCCGCGATCTCGCCGAACCCCTGGGCGCGCAGGATCGAGGGCATCCAGCTCAGGGCGGCGTAGTAGACCAGCATGACGCTGATGAACAACGACCAGGCGACCGCGGTGATCCGGGGGTTGAACGCCCACACCCGGCGCAGCTGGTCGAAGGCGGCGGTGACCGCTCCCCCACGGGTGTCCTCCACCACGGCGGGCGGGATCGAGTACGGCTCAGCGGGCGCGCCCGTGCGGCGGACGAGCTCGTCGATGACCGCGCGGGCTTCCGCTTCCCGGCCCTTGCGTACCAGGTACAACGGCGATTCCGGGACTCCGCGCCGGATCCAGAACAACAGCAGCGCGGGCAGGATCATCAGCACCAGCATCCAGCGCCAGTTCCCGGACACCGGGACCAGCAACGTGGCCGTGACGGCGGCGAGGGTGGTGCCCACTGGCCACCAGCCGTCCATGGCCGAGAGCACCCGGCCACGGTGCCGCCGCGGGGAGAACTCGCTGACGATCGCGTAGTCCACCGGGACGCACCCGCCGAGACCCACCCCCGCCAGGAAGCGCAGGGCCAGGAAGACCTCCACGTTCGGCGAGAGCGCCCCGAGCACGGAAAACAGGGCGAACACCAGCAGCGTGACGCTGAACGCGCGTTTGCGGCCGATGCGGTCGGCCACGGTCCCCCACACGACGGCGCCCACCGCCATGCCGATCAGGTTGGCGGTCGCCACCAGCCCCTTCTGCCCCGGCGACAACCCGAACTCGGCCCCGACCAGTGGGGTGAGGAACCCGTTCAACGCGACGTCCCACGCGTCGAACATGTAGCCCAGCCCACCGATGAGGAAGATCTTGCCCTGCACG carries:
- a CDS encoding MFS transporter; translated protein: MRTGDQIVQDLPWRWSVQGKIFLIGGLGYMFDAWDVALNGFLTPLVGAEFGLSPGQKGLVATANLIGMAVGAVVWGTVADRIGRKRAFSVTLLVFALFSVLGALSPNVEVFLALRFLAGVGLGGCVPVDYAIVSEFSPRRHRGRVLSAMDGWWPVGTTLAAVTATLLVPVSGNWRWMLVLMILPALLLFWIRRGVPESPLYLVRKGREAEARAVIDELVRRTGAPAEPYSIPPAVVEDTRGGAVTAAFDQLRRVWAFNPRITAVAWSLFISVMLVYYAALSWMPSILRAQGFGEIAAFASTALMNALGIVGVAVAVLLVEKVGRKRIVAVAGPLAALSLVVFSLLLGSPTGAVIAIGAFGMLALVVIPVMYAYVSELYPTELRASGFGWASSSSRAVTGFAPLVFGSLLWPVLGLPLTFAVLGGLVVAAVVFMMLGAPETRGRELDRIAEPVKPMAPATTTQVP